One region of Cardinium endosymbiont of Culicoides punctatus genomic DNA includes:
- a CDS encoding DUF4255 domain-containing protein — protein MFHHCASIVLSEANRYVQSKADIKETPISFAILGNSEVKNKSSEGIIMRLIDISALELRNNPNEYVPQGDGFVVRKMPEAFSLYFLFSVDYKESNLLINLKLLAYIAAFFQYKSHFDIQNTPVLQEAGIENFSIELVKMGLAERSMLWSMLNTPYSPSLLYKAGLVFVGDATLGLKQIAAFSSRQN, from the coding sequence ATGTTCCACCATTGCGCTAGCATAGTTCTTTCCGAAGCGAATCGTTATGTTCAGTCCAAAGCTGATATAAAGGAAACACCCATCTCCTTTGCAATTTTAGGAAATTCTGAAGTAAAAAACAAATCTTCAGAAGGTATTATTATGAGATTGATTGATATTTCCGCATTAGAGTTAAGAAATAATCCCAATGAATATGTTCCTCAAGGTGATGGTTTTGTGGTACGTAAGATGCCGGAAGCCTTTAGTCTGTATTTCTTGTTTTCTGTTGATTATAAAGAGTCTAATTTATTAATAAACCTAAAGCTACTTGCTTATATAGCAGCATTCTTTCAGTATAAGTCACATTTTGACATCCAAAATACTCCTGTTTTACAGGAAGCGGGTATAGAAAATTTCTCTATTGAACTGGTTAAAATGGGTCTTGCCGAGCGATCTATGCTTTGGTCAATGCTGAATACTCCTTACAGCCCATCATTGTTATATAAAGCAGGACTGGTGTTTGTAGGAGATGCCACATTGGGTTTGAAACAGATAGCAGCTTTTTCATCACGTCAGAATTAA
- a CDS encoding phage tail sheath family protein yields the protein MAESLKTPGVYIVEKDTGANAVVQVSTAVPAFIGFTERAEINGKSFHMKPVQISSLSEYELFFGGPAVPVYTVKEVTEGHKDLVMNGKSYILEQSQNSTFYLYNSLKLFFDNGGADCFIVSVGQYGDADKPLEITPDVFKKGIDALAGEEVPTMLLMPDSLLLDEEDASYYAVQTYALAHCGKYLNKVAIFDIWGGNHELSIEDKNKYVNRFREYIGLDNLSYGAAYYPWLKTNIIPLNSIDYKNFDLDALRNVLKEDHKSMLSSLINATTEKEKVYWDAGLKNTSKEYKLLRKTIADRLNILPAAPAMAGLYTRTDKARGIWIAPANQNLNAVIEPMVKITHEEQESLNVDGISGKSINAIRSFKGTGAAVVWGARTLAGNSPEWRYINVRRLFILIEQSIKNAAFSVVFRPNVPVTWAVVNGMISNFLTNLWRQGALVGASPEEAFTVLCGLGETMSQDDVNEGIMRISVKVAAPRPAEFIVITFEQKMGVDG from the coding sequence ATGGCTGAAAGTTTAAAAACTCCCGGCGTGTACATCGTCGAGAAGGATACAGGTGCCAACGCCGTGGTTCAAGTATCAACCGCAGTTCCCGCTTTTATAGGATTTACCGAAAGAGCAGAAATCAATGGAAAGTCATTTCACATGAAACCTGTGCAGATTTCTTCATTGTCTGAATATGAATTGTTCTTTGGAGGACCAGCTGTTCCTGTCTATACGGTTAAAGAAGTAACGGAAGGCCATAAGGATCTAGTTATGAATGGCAAATCTTATATTCTAGAACAGAGCCAAAATTCTACATTCTATCTTTATAATAGTTTAAAGTTGTTTTTCGATAACGGTGGTGCAGACTGTTTTATCGTTTCCGTTGGCCAATATGGTGATGCAGATAAACCACTAGAGATTACACCAGATGTCTTTAAAAAAGGTATAGATGCTTTAGCTGGAGAAGAAGTTCCTACTATGCTGTTAATGCCAGACTCTCTATTGTTGGACGAAGAAGATGCTTCATATTATGCCGTACAAACCTATGCACTGGCTCATTGCGGAAAATATCTGAACAAAGTAGCCATATTTGATATATGGGGTGGTAATCATGAGTTGTCTATAGAAGACAAAAATAAATATGTAAATAGATTCCGTGAGTACATTGGCTTAGATAATCTGAGTTATGGTGCTGCCTATTATCCATGGCTGAAAACCAATATTATTCCACTCAATAGTATTGACTATAAGAATTTCGATTTAGATGCGCTAAGAAACGTATTGAAGGAGGATCATAAGTCTATGCTTAGCAGTTTAATAAATGCAACAACAGAGAAAGAAAAAGTTTATTGGGATGCAGGATTAAAAAATACAAGTAAAGAGTACAAATTACTTCGTAAAACCATTGCAGATCGTTTGAATATTCTTCCAGCAGCTCCAGCTATGGCAGGATTATACACGAGAACAGATAAGGCAAGGGGCATATGGATTGCACCAGCTAACCAGAATTTGAATGCTGTAATTGAGCCCATGGTTAAAATTACCCATGAGGAGCAAGAATCCCTTAACGTAGATGGCATTAGTGGTAAGTCTATTAATGCCATTCGCTCTTTTAAAGGAACAGGTGCTGCCGTTGTTTGGGGTGCTAGAACATTGGCTGGAAATAGCCCAGAATGGAGGTATATTAACGTAAGAAGGTTATTTATACTTATTGAACAGTCTATTAAAAATGCTGCATTCTCGGTTGTATTTAGACCAAACGTTCCAGTTACCTGGGCTGTTGTAAATGGCATGATTTCAAACTTCTTGACCAACCTTTGGAGACAGGGCGCTTTAGTTGGTGCAAGTCCTGAAGAGGCCTTTACCGTTCTATGTGGACTAGGCGAAACCATGTCTCAAGATGACGTTAACGAAGGCATCATGCGTATTTCAGTGAAAGTAGCAGCGCCTAGACCAGCTGAGTTTATTGTCATTACTTTTGAACAAAAAATGGGCGTAGACGGCTAG